The Sphingorhabdus sp. Alg231-15 genome has a segment encoding these proteins:
- a CDS encoding TetR family transcriptional regulator, whose amino-acid sequence MEIEKKAGTGRRFSPEKRKSMILDSAAELITKHGTSDLSLEAIGEKAGVSKTLMYRYFGSLVVLLKALLNREYRHLRTEQLTAAESAETYEELVRNVTRAYLLYIEDRGLIIERLQAYPNIAKAQDPTYYNREPSIHYFSEVTAELFNIPLDVAIAATEISFGMPAAAGEFLVRSGMDRQMIEDITVSMILGSVAGLRNDAFGRQAKVKPPSAILSISATKKKTRE is encoded by the coding sequence ATGGAGATCGAAAAGAAAGCAGGAACGGGGCGTCGGTTTAGCCCGGAAAAGCGCAAGTCTATGATCCTCGACAGCGCAGCGGAGCTTATCACCAAGCATGGCACGTCTGACCTTTCACTGGAAGCCATCGGAGAGAAGGCAGGCGTCAGCAAGACGCTCATGTACCGCTATTTCGGTAGCTTGGTTGTGCTACTCAAAGCGCTTCTAAACCGCGAATATCGCCATCTGCGGACAGAGCAGCTAACCGCTGCAGAAAGCGCCGAGACCTATGAAGAACTGGTCCGAAATGTAACCCGTGCCTACCTGCTTTACATTGAAGATCGCGGCCTGATTATCGAGAGGCTCCAAGCCTATCCCAATATTGCGAAGGCCCAGGACCCGACATATTATAATCGTGAACCTTCCATTCACTATTTCTCGGAGGTCACCGCTGAGTTGTTCAACATTCCCCTCGATGTTGCGATAGCTGCGACAGAGATTTCCTTCGGAATGCCGGCGGCAGCTGGGGAGTTTCTCGTCCGAAGCGGGATGGATCGTCAAATGATCGAGGATATCACGGTCTCAATGATCCTTGGGAGTGTAGCTGGACTGCGCAACGACGCTTTCGGGCGGCAGGCAAAAGTGAAGCCACCCTCAGCCATTCTTTCTATCTCAGCGACAAAAAAGAAGACGAGAGAGTGA
- a CDS encoding nuclear transport factor 2 family protein gives MKYWIVIICALFAFNQPASANDLSDIAGGGPPSDRMAVLQTLNIYLSVTDGKDRSAIAKSFHPTAFLMSVSSKGALRSLTQDFWWERVSQIPDDQPSRTSRVLIIDVSGHAAIARIDITNGGDGTTSTDYFNLQKTSAGWRIVNKTLSQPI, from the coding sequence ATGAAATATTGGATTGTGATAATATGCGCTTTGTTTGCATTCAACCAACCGGCCTCCGCCAATGACCTATCTGATATTGCAGGCGGCGGACCGCCATCGGATCGTATGGCAGTTCTGCAAACTCTGAATATTTATCTTAGTGTAACTGATGGAAAAGATCGTTCGGCAATTGCGAAATCATTTCATCCAACAGCATTTTTGATGTCTGTAAGCAGCAAGGGTGCGCTGCGATCTCTAACACAAGATTTTTGGTGGGAACGTGTGTCTCAAATCCCCGATGATCAACCTTCGCGAACCAGTCGAGTTTTAATTATTGATGTGTCCGGACATGCTGCGATTGCCAGAATCGACATTACGAATGGTGGTGATGGCACAACGAGCACCGACTATTTCAACCTGCAAAAAACCTCTGCTGGATGGCGAATAGTCAACAAAACTCTTTCACAGCCAATATAA
- a CDS encoding oxidoreductase, which translates to MATRLFQPLILDQLELQNRIIVSPMCQYSAENGCADDWHIMHIGQFAMANPGMIMLEGTAVEANGRISEGDLCLFNDPQEAAIERLVQFVHRHSGSKLGMQLFHSGRKGSQRRPWDTDSDGNSGTTLSQEDGGWECYAPTAEQFDQGYPMPAEASKDDLNRIKAAFVNAAERAARAGIDTIELHYAHGYLLHSFLSEVSNHRTDEYGGQIENRMRFPLEVFEAVREVWPDHKPIGARVSGTDHGNAENAWTLEDALLFSRALTERGCDYIDVSSGYLSPNQDVPKDDPGFQVYLAKTIKQVVDVPVFSVGTIVSPKQAEQILDNGSADAVCLARGMLLDPRWVWRAAFELQEQPQFPPQYERAFMWGFQDTVERMRQAE; encoded by the coding sequence ATGGCAACACGTCTGTTTCAACCACTGATTCTTGATCAGCTTGAACTACAAAATAGGATCATTGTATCGCCAATGTGCCAATATAGCGCGGAAAATGGATGCGCAGATGATTGGCATATTATGCATATTGGCCAATTCGCCATGGCGAATCCCGGGATGATCATGCTTGAAGGAACGGCTGTGGAAGCCAATGGCAGAATTTCTGAAGGCGACCTTTGCTTGTTCAACGATCCTCAGGAAGCTGCCATTGAACGCTTGGTGCAGTTTGTGCACAGGCATAGCGGATCAAAACTTGGCATGCAGCTATTCCATTCTGGCCGAAAAGGTAGCCAGCGACGGCCATGGGATACGGACTCGGATGGCAATAGCGGAACGACCTTGTCTCAAGAGGATGGAGGATGGGAATGCTATGCCCCAACGGCCGAACAGTTTGACCAAGGCTATCCGATGCCGGCTGAAGCCTCAAAAGATGACCTGAACCGTATCAAGGCGGCATTTGTCAATGCAGCGGAGCGCGCGGCGCGAGCGGGAATTGACACGATAGAACTGCATTATGCTCATGGATATTTGCTCCATTCTTTTCTGTCCGAGGTCAGCAATCACCGCACTGATGAATATGGCGGTCAAATTGAGAATAGGATGCGCTTTCCGTTAGAAGTATTTGAAGCAGTGCGTGAAGTTTGGCCTGATCATAAACCTATCGGCGCACGCGTCTCAGGCACTGATCACGGCAACGCAGAGAACGCTTGGACGCTGGAGGATGCATTGTTGTTCTCACGGGCTCTTACGGAGCGTGGGTGCGACTATATTGACGTTTCAAGTGGATATCTCTCGCCCAATCAAGACGTGCCGAAAGACGATCCAGGTTTTCAAGTATATTTGGCAAAAACCATAAAGCAAGTGGTTGATGTTCCGGTCTTTTCGGTCGGGACCATTGTCAGTCCAAAACAGGCGGAACAGATACTTGATAATGGTTCTGCTGATGCGGTTTGTCTGGCCAGAGGCATGCTTCTCGATCCTAGATGGGTCTGGCGCGCTGCTTTCGAACTTCAGGAGCAGCCGCAATTTCCACCCCAATATGAGCGGGCCTTTATGTGGGGGTTCCAAGATACGGTCGAGCGTATGCGGCAAGCCGAGTGA
- a CDS encoding glutathione S-transferase N-terminal domain-containing protein, translated as MKLYSAPVSMYGAKVEIAVIEKQIDLEVEFVPFSMKTIYEPKPDLTWQSNPKGEVPYLIDDDLTLFDSTLLFEFLEDLSPDIPLWPGDARQRAIARLWECKSDEVFFPQVTQFMPKRRANASEEDLQAASTAIRNFYGELDRTVADREFLVFDFSYADIACYTSQFFAGFLGEGPNAKEFPALAKWKHRMKQRDSVRTVLGKMALFLRTYNMHVPDLLD; from the coding sequence ATGAAACTCTATTCCGCCCCGGTCAGCATGTACGGTGCAAAAGTCGAAATCGCGGTCATCGAAAAGCAGATTGATCTTGAGGTCGAATTTGTGCCGTTTTCCATGAAAACAATCTACGAACCCAAACCGGACCTTACTTGGCAAAGCAATCCTAAAGGAGAAGTGCCATATCTGATTGATGATGATTTGACGTTGTTCGATTCAACGCTGCTATTTGAATTTCTGGAAGATCTTTCGCCGGATATTCCGTTATGGCCGGGCGATGCCCGTCAAAGGGCGATAGCTCGTTTGTGGGAATGCAAATCCGATGAAGTTTTCTTTCCGCAGGTGACCCAGTTCATGCCGAAACGGCGTGCGAACGCGAGTGAAGAAGACCTGCAAGCGGCGAGCACTGCAATTCGAAACTTTTATGGAGAACTTGATCGCACCGTTGCCGACAGGGAATTTTTGGTTTTCGATTTTTCCTATGCAGATATTGCATGTTATACTTCTCAATTCTTCGCAGGTTTTCTGGGAGAAGGTCCGAACGCCAAAGAGTTTCCGGCGCTGGCAAAATGGAAACACCGAATGAAGCAGCGTGATAGCGTACGGACAGTGCTTGGCAAAATGGCTCTGTTTCTTCGAACCTATAATATGCATGTCCCGGATCTTTTGGATTAA